Genomic window (Oryza sativa Japonica Group chromosome 3, ASM3414082v1):
CTCGCCGTGGCCACCGTCGTCAGGGAGGACGTCCagctcctcgccggccgcggcgggagCCCATTCCAGGGGCGGAGCGCCCTCGCGGGGCTCTGGGGCGTCCCGTTCGCCTGCGGCGTCGCCGTGTTCTGCTTCGAGGGGTTCTGCCTGACGCTGGCGCTGGAGGCGTCCATGTCCGACCGGAGGAGGTTCCGCCCCGTGCTCCTCCACGCCATCGCCGGCGTCACCGCCGTCTACGTCTGCTTCGGCGTCTGCGGCTACCTCGCCTACGGCGACGTCACCAGAGACATCGTCACTCTCAATCTCCCCAACAACtggtccaccgccgccgtcaaggTCACCACCAAATCAAACATAAATTCTTTTAGAGTTCTTTGATCAAGTTGGCCATCAAGCACGATTTGATTATCCGATTCGCAGATCGTGCTGTGCGTCGCGCTGGCGCTCACGTTCCCGGTGATGATGCACCCGATCCACGAGATCGTGGAGGCGCGGCTGTTCCCGTCGGCGGGCGGGTGGGCGCGGAAGCGCGCGGCGGTGCAGGCGAGCCgcgtggcggtggtgggcgcggtgacggcggtggcgtGCTTCGTGCCGGCGTTCGGGGAGTTCGCGGCGTTCGTGGGGAGCACGGTGTGTGCGCTGCTCTCCTTCGTGCTCCCGGCGCTGTTCCACCTCCGCCTCGtcggagcggcggcgagcgcgtggcggcgcgcggtggaCGGCGGCTTCTTGCTCCTTGGGCTGGCCTTCGCGGCCCATGGGCTTTACACGGTTGTCTCGGGCCTCTGAACTGGGCCGTAATGGGCTCTCCTCGCCGTCCAATCCCAATCCAGCAGCTTCTCTCTTCCAGTATATATTTTTCCAGACATTTTTCAAGACGTGTATAATGTACTACACTAGATTAGCatactagaattttttttttcttccaataaTGTAAAAGCGTTACATTTGCAGCTAATTTTGCATGTAGGAACACAATTTCCTTATACTTTTTACTACTTTTTCAATAGTTCACTTTTggtgtcgattttttttttaaataaaacaatagaaATAGTTTACATCTCTGGCCTTTTTGTCAATAGACACTGTCACTTTTGGTGTCACTGATTGCTGCATTGTACGTACAAGGCTATAAGGGCTCACGTGCTATAGCTTCGGTTAGCTGCACAAGTTGAGGTAGTGAAATGTGCAGGGCAGAGCATGCCAGCTTTGTTCTCAACTGAAACTTTCAATCGATGATCAGGAGCAGGCACACTGCTGATGATAGATGCATGGTCATATGGGCAGTGTGCGCTGGGACACCTGCACATCCATCCATTTGACCTGCTCTGGACAAATAGTTAGATTTACCCCTTTTTTTTATACATGATAAAcggattacttttttttttatcgattttgtctttttttttcttttttggagcGTGCAGCAACAGTTTTTCTCTGTTTGGAGCGTGACTCGAGCAAGAGGAAGGATTGGAAAGAAGAACGACTTAGCCGTCTGCGTTCATAGAGATAAGTATATGCGTGTTATGAGTGTTTACGTTTTATTATGTTTCTAAAAAGAAAGGTAGCCGGATATATTTATACTCTAAAATGGGTAGAGTAAATATGAATTTTATGTTCTttcaaacaaaaaggaaaatgattaattaattactccgtGGCTCCGTGACGTGCACGGCAGTTTGTATGTAGTGTAAAATTTGTGCTAATTAGCTCGCGCCTCAAGATGATAACGTAGCTAATAAGGTACAGTAATTTGTCGAAGACTGAGAAATTACCATTAAAAAAAGAGCTCTGTCTCTTTTCTAATACTCTACCATATATACTGGGCATCTAGTACACATAGCCTGTACAGATGTACTCTCTGCGCTATATTTACTGATACAACAAAAAtatgtagaaaaatatagtactaGTACCTGTACTCTATAAAGGTACGTACTGTACAAGCTTGCAATAGAAAAAAAGACGAAAAGAAAGAATCAGACGCTCCTCTGCTGTGCAGTGTACTGCATCTAGTTACAATAACTACTGTAGAAATTTTCCTTGAGAAAAACCAATGGAAAACAGGGAGATCTTGGTACGTTATACTGCCCCAATAGTACACACTACGGTATGTATACTTACCTACGTGGCGCATTCTGGGCCATTGAGTTATCAGCCATAGAGGATCGGACGGACCACCTGAAGTGGCAGCTAGCCATCAAATGCGCACACAGGTAAATGAATGATAGGCCTTTTTTACAACCAATTTTGCAGGGAGAGGCAGCTATAGCTGTTGCATCATGTGCTAGCTCGTATGGGTCTCATCCTGCATTACACCCATCACTCGTAGCTGCACCTTCCCTGCAACTCAACTGAATATATGGAGTACACTTGTTGCAGAACTGAAACATGCACGCAAAGTTGCACAGACAATCACGCAAACCAGAgaacaacaccaccaccaccaacaacaataataataaaagtatGTGGTTTAGCGTCTGTGTTtataatgtatatataaaaaatttatgtgcgcatttattttgaaaatctaACTTATGAAAAAAGAGTTCAAAAGAAGTATTTCTCCAAGGTTTATTAGAGGTAGATATGGAGGGAATGGCTTGTGTGGTCTTTGGCAGACTGCAGGATTATTGATATTTTGCATTATCATGGAACATGCTCATGAATTGGTTAGGTCAGCATTTACTTCGTTCTTGTAGGGTAGCAAGTTAAGGCCATGCCCATAACCTATCAATCaacgacatgcatgcatgctggtTCATGAATGAATACATTTATACATGCATGGTTTCATGCACATAGATGCATGGAGTATACAGTAAACTAACCAAGAGAAGTCAGAAGAAGCAAAAGCTATAGTTAGCACCATGGCATGACCAGGTGCAAGAAAAGCAAAGAGGTAatcaagctaagctagctatagAGTGCATGCCCATCTCATGGACAGAGTAGAACAGACAGCTATATGCAAATAGCTCACCTTTCGGTACTGAACTGTGGCAAGCAATGAAAACTTCAGAGGTGTGCGTGGAGACTGCAGATTTAATTGGTCGTGTGGTAAGAACAAACCATGGAGCTCAGGATAGATAGCGCCTAGTTTGATTTCGAGGCGCTATCCCTCCTGAGCTTCAAGGATTGTTCCATACCCTTCCTCAAAACATCTCTCCCTTTGAACGCCTAAAAGAGTCCTCACTTCCCTCGACAAGAGgtggatgaagaagaagaagaagaaacaaagGCCATGAGATCCTTCATGCATGGTGGAGAGAAGTGAGCTAGCTAGAGAAGTAATGAAGGTGTTGATGAGTGAGGTGATGATAGGGGAAGAAGTGAGGATGGATTGGCCCAGTGGTGCCTCTTGCTCTATTTATAGTGAGAGAATAATACTAGTAGCTGGAGTAgtatcaatctctctctctctcctcttctcttctcttctctctctctctcatgtttTTGTGAAATGTGAAAGGAGACAACTGTCACATTTCTTGAGGtatgggggagggagagggggaggaggagggggaagagagTCTTCTCTTTGATCTGTGTGTAAGTTCTCTCCATCTCCAGCTAGCTCTTGCTTTTAATTGAAGCAATGCATTGCAATTGCAAGCTGCCTATACTTACTGTTActgcaatatatgccaatacaTGGGTGCCCATGGCCATCTATGCATGATGCATCATCAGATCAACTACTTGGATGGATCCTGCCCTAATAAAAGTGGCTAGTGTCACCACTTGGTACCACAACTCCAGGCCTCATTTCATCTTTCTCCATCCATGTACCATTTTTGATCCCGTATCAAGAACAAGGTGACAAATGCTAGAGACAAGGGCATTGGCCATATGCATCAAATGAAAAATCTGGTACAGTTGCTAGCTAGAGCTAGCTAGCATGCATGCAAAGATATCTGACACTAAATCATTCTCATCAATGTAATCCCTGTGACCTATCAccaacatgcatatatatacatacttgTATATATAAACTCTTGTACTGACTGAATACATCAGTTGAATATTTTGCAAATTTCGGCCAAGTCTACGTCAAATTAACTGCTGCACTATATAGCAGTATACATCGAACAGTATGTGGCTATGTGCTACTGTGTTATCCAACATATCTAGTCAACATATATACTAGAAGCGATGTGCGTCCTTCAATtcatagaaaaaagaaaaaagaaacttcCAACAAGCAGGGAACTGTTCAAAAGAAACTGTACTGTATTATATACTAGTATTTCTGattctgaaagtctgaaacgcATTTGTAAAACCAGAAActgtttctttttgtttgtttgttttctctGCTGCTTTTATTTGATGATTTGAATGGAGCTAGCGCTATCTAGCTTTTCTTCTACAGAATCGTTTATCTCTACTCTGTGAGATTAGACAAGTGAGATAGCTTTTTGGTCAGGTATCATGGATCTAGCTTTTGGTTACTCTAAAAAAGGGATCTAGCTTTCGGTTGATTTGTCCATGATGTGAGATAGCCCTTGACCAATATAGATAGT
Coding sequences:
- the LOC4334572 gene encoding amino acid transporter ANT1, which codes for MGAEAKAPLLEGRRGATPAQTLGNIVVSIVGTGVLGLPYAFRTSGWLAGALGVAGAGAATFYCMLLLLDCRDKLREQEEVDHDGNYTYGDLGEKCFGAIGRYFTEVTIILSQTGGSVAYLVFIGQNICSVFPTTAAGGEEPPRRVSPAAVVLAVLLPAEAALSFIRSLSSLAPFSILADACTVLAVATVVREDVQLLAGRGGSPFQGRSALAGLWGVPFACGVAVFCFEGFCLTLALEASMSDRRRFRPVLLHAIAGVTAVYVCFGVCGYLAYGDVTRDIVTLNLPNNWSTAAVKIVLCVALALTFPVMMHPIHEIVEARLFPSAGGWARKRAAVQASRVAVVGAVTAVACFVPAFGEFAAFVGSTVCALLSFVLPALFHLRLVGAAASAWRRAVDGGFLLLGLAFAAHGLYTVVSGL